The Tistrella bauzanensis genome has a window encoding:
- a CDS encoding TMEM165/GDT1 family protein has translation MEALGISTLVVALAEIGDKTQLLALALTLRYRAPWPVAAGVLVATLANHAVAGAVGAAISAHVDPDWMRWILGLSFIAMGLWVLVPDKLDDDDAPKATARGAFLATTLTFFVVEIGDKTQIATVALAADYTPLIMVIVGTTLGMMIANLPVVFLGERIARAIPLGPVRKAAAALLIVLGIVALLDGGAALGY, from the coding sequence ATGGAAGCGCTCGGCATCTCCACATTGGTGGTGGCCCTGGCAGAAATCGGCGACAAGACCCAGCTTCTGGCGCTGGCGCTGACGCTGCGCTATCGCGCGCCCTGGCCGGTCGCGGCCGGGGTTCTGGTGGCGACCCTCGCCAATCATGCGGTCGCCGGCGCGGTCGGCGCCGCGATCTCGGCACATGTCGATCCCGACTGGATGCGCTGGATCCTGGGGCTGTCGTTCATCGCCATGGGCCTGTGGGTGCTGGTCCCCGACAAGCTGGACGACGACGACGCGCCGAAGGCAACCGCCCGTGGCGCCTTCCTTGCCACCACCCTCACCTTCTTCGTGGTCGAGATCGGCGACAAGACCCAGATCGCCACCGTGGCGCTGGCCGCCGACTACACGCCCCTGATCATGGTGATCGTCGGCACCACGCTGGGCATGATGATCGCCAATCTGCCGGTGGTGTTCCTGGGCGAGCGCATCGCCCGCGCCATTCCGCTGGGCCCGGTGCGCAAGGCGGCGGCGGCGCTGCTGATCGTGCTCGGCATCGTCGCCCTGCTCGATGGCGGTGCCGCCCTCGGCTATTGA
- a CDS encoding GNAT family N-acetyltransferase/peptidase C39 family protein — MADGSAARPATGGRGMAAARHAAPPLSPAPPLSPAPALSPPAPSSVAPPAIRLRDANLGDIGALLAIETASFIHDRISRRSFRHLLSRAHADTIVAEVSDAGRPVIVGYAMVLYNAGTSLARLYSIATAPDWRGRGIGRHLLDEVETRALAARAVSVRLEVRADAPAIAAIYEQAGYRRFGRYVAYYEDEVDAIRMEKPLVRRLDPARDRIPYVEQSLPFTCGPAALIMAMHALDPKRATGPEEELRIWRDATTIFMTSGHGGCSPHGLALAGARRGFRVTLHISGQGTPFVDGVRSPAKKRVIEMVQAEFVREIAVEPRITLTDRPATLDDMRAAIAQGAVPLQLVSSWRFDRQKAPHWVVVIAIDDGFVHIHDPFVDREERRAPIDCMRIPVARRDFEHMSRYGRAALRATLLISAPATET; from the coding sequence ATGGCCGACGGCAGTGCCGCAAGACCGGCGACCGGCGGGCGCGGCATGGCCGCTGCCCGGCACGCGGCCCCGCCCCTCTCGCCCGCCCCGCCCCTCTCACCTGCCCCGGCACTTTCACCCCCGGCACCCTCATCTGTCGCACCGCCGGCGATCCGGCTGCGTGACGCCAACCTAGGCGATATCGGCGCGCTTCTGGCGATCGAGACCGCGTCCTTCATCCACGACCGGATCAGCCGGCGCAGCTTCCGCCATCTGCTGTCGCGCGCCCATGCCGATACCATCGTGGCCGAGGTCAGCGATGCCGGGCGTCCGGTGATCGTCGGCTATGCGATGGTGCTCTATAATGCCGGCACCTCCCTCGCCCGGCTCTATTCCATCGCCACGGCGCCGGACTGGCGTGGACGCGGCATCGGCCGCCACCTGCTCGACGAGGTCGAGACCCGGGCACTGGCGGCCCGGGCGGTATCGGTGCGGCTGGAGGTGCGGGCCGACGCGCCGGCGATCGCCGCCATCTATGAACAGGCCGGCTATCGGCGCTTCGGCCGCTATGTCGCCTATTACGAAGACGAGGTCGATGCGATCCGGATGGAGAAGCCGCTGGTCCGCCGGCTGGATCCCGCGCGCGACCGCATCCCCTATGTCGAACAGAGCCTGCCCTTCACCTGCGGCCCCGCGGCGCTGATCATGGCCATGCACGCGCTGGACCCCAAGCGCGCCACCGGCCCTGAGGAAGAGCTGCGGATCTGGCGCGATGCCACCACCATCTTCATGACGTCCGGCCATGGCGGCTGTTCGCCGCACGGGCTGGCCCTGGCCGGTGCGCGGCGTGGTTTCAGAGTGACGCTGCATATCTCGGGCCAGGGTACGCCTTTTGTCGACGGCGTGCGCAGCCCGGCCAAGAAGCGGGTGATCGAGATGGTGCAGGCCGAATTCGTGCGCGAGATCGCGGTGGAACCCCGCATCACGCTCACCGACCGGCCGGCCACGCTCGACGACATGCGGGCCGCGATCGCGCAGGGCGCGGTGCCACTGCAACTGGTCAGCTCCTGGCGGTTCGATCGCCAGAAGGCGCCGCATTGGGTGGTGGTGATCGCCATCGATGACGGCTTCGTTCATATCCACGACCCGTTCGTCGACCGCGAGGAGCGCCGCGCGCCGATCGACTGTATGCGCATTCCCGTCGCGCGGCGCGATTTCGAACACATGTCCCGCTATGGCCGCGCCGCACTGCGCGCCACGCTGCTCATTTCGGCCCCAGCCACGGAAACCTGA